Within the Paenibacillus sp. AN1007 genome, the region TGGACAACTACAGAAGTAGCAGGAATTGCGGCTGATGTTGGATGGACCAAAGAGTTTATCTTACCGAGTAATGTCGTTAGTGGAGGGGCTGATCAATGGCCTTTTGCATTGCTGGTTCTAAAAAATGAATTTTGACTCGTTGACTCGTATAGATATTAAGGAGTTGAAGAAATGGACAATCTTTTTGTTTCTATTGCAAAAGGTGTGGAAGTCAAATCTTTGTATGATGGTAAATCAGCATTTGTTTTTAAAGAAGCACCCATAAGTGTCTCATTAATTGGTTCTCTGCCATTGGCTGTTTTCACATTTATTGATCGTGAGAAGAGATGCACAATTGAACATATCCGAACTTCTTTAATGAAGATGGCAAAATTAGATAATGTTCAAAAGAAATTACAATTTGACAATGCAATTTTATGTGCTATCGGACAGCTTCAGGAGCAGAAAATACTCTCAGTATCAAGTGTGTAACCGATCTTAAGGAGGGGTTAATTTGGATTATACAGGTAAAATTACGGATGTATTAAAGGATATTTCACAAGAAGCGTGGGCGAAGTACCCTGTTATAATTACTGACAATATGGAAGAAGGCTGGGGAGAAGAGCTGTTCGGCCAAGAGGCGTTAAAAAGTATTTTTACTGATGCTCGGATTCCAGAAGGTTGTTTTCGTATTGTAAAAGAAGGCACCTTATTGGCTCATAAACATTATTCTAGACCTGTACTTGTGGGTGAAACCATTGTTTCACGTGTGTTGGACGGTTCGAAGGCTGTAAAAGCGCTAAATGAGGGGAATTCGGTTATACTTTCAGCCTTAGAGGAGTATTGGAAGCCTATTAGAACACTATGCAGTACCTTGGGAAAAAGATTAGGAACAAAATGTGCTGCTTTTGCTGTTATAACGCCGCCTGGGCGAACAGGGTTTGTTCCTCATATTGATAGAACGGAGCAGTTGGTGATTCAATGCAGCGGAGATAAAAACTGGAGGGTATTTGATGTACAGACACGTGGAAAAGGAGGAGTACCCGTTAACCTGGAGGATTTGGGGGTTCCTGCATTGGAAACGCTATTAAAAGAGGGACAGATGCTGTATCTTCCTCAAGGTGCACCCCATATGGCATCTTCGTCAGAATCACTTAGCATTCATATTACACTTACTTTTGAACCGGTAACTATGGGACAATGGATTGATGCAGCCGTAAAAGAGATTATAAGTGAAGACGATGATTTAGTTAAAGATTTAAAACCCTTTTGGTTTGAAGATGAAGAATATCAGTTACAGCTGCTGAAGGCAAAGTGTGAGTCGATTGCTTCTAAAATTGCTCATAGAGCTGAAGTAAAAGCGAAAGAGCTGATGTTGAAAAATAAAATTAATACAAATAATGATAGTTATAACACCATAAGTTCTACAGTGGGTGGGAGGTAAAAGTGAAGGAAGTTTTTAATATTTTAAGAAAAGAGGTACGTTATCAGAGGCTTGTGACGGCCAATTTTGTTAGTGGAATTGGGGATTGGTTTAGTAGTGTTGCTATTTTAAGTTTACTTCTTCAAATTACAGGTACAGGTCTGGCAGTAGGCATTACGCTTGCAGCAAGGACGTTACCTTTTTTGTTTATGGGTCCTATAGGTGGAATTCTAGCGGACAAGATGAATAAAAAAGTTATTCTTATGATTTCAGACTTTGCTCGTATATTTCTGGCTCTTTCACTTTTATTTGTAAATTCATCTGATACCATTTGGATTGCTTATGTAGTCACTGTTGGACTGGTTGTTTTTTCTGCATTGTCCTCACCAGCAAGACAGTCATTAATTCCACAAATAGTTAGTAAAGAAAACTTGACGACTGCGAATGCGGTTGATCAGTCACTGAATGGAATTAACATGACTCTTGGTGCTGTTTTCGGGGGGGTAATCAGTGCTGTGCTGGGACATGAGTTAGCCTTTGTAATTAACACTCTGACTTTCCTCATATCGGGATTAATTATTTCTACCATGTCTTATGACAGAAAGAGTGTTGATATACCGGCCAGTAATGAATATCAAGATACAGTGGGAAATCCCGAGCAAGAAACAACCTTGTGGAAAGAATTTAGAAGATCACTTATGCTGAAGGTTATTGCTCTTCAAGCTATATTTTGGCCAATAGGTGGAGGAGCTATCAATATCCTTATAAGTGTTTACGGTTATCAAGTGTATCAGGAGGGAAATACAGGAGTAGGGATCTTATATGGTGCTTTGGGTTTTGGATTTCTAATCAGCGGATTCATAGCTAGTTACTTTAGAAAATGGATGATTCAAGTAGTGATATTATCATCCGTAATTGAAGGGTTATCTCATGCATTAATGAGTCAATCTTCCAATCTTTGGATCGGAGCTGCCTTAATCTCAATTGCTACACTTGGGGCAGGCATTGGGAATGCTTCATACACGACTCTTATCATGAGAACAGTACCTGAGCAGGTGTTGGGAAGAGCATTTGCTCTAAGCGAAACAACTTCCAACGTTATGATGGCTTTATCTATGGTTGGAACTGGTGTATTACTGAAATATTTCCCTGCCCAACAGGTAGGATTTTGGGCGGGAATTTTGATTATACTATCTGCATTGACGGCTTTACCTCTTTTAAAATTAAGAAGCAGTGATATGGTCAATCTTAATACAGTTAGCCAGTAGCTCTGTCTACAGTTAGAAAATAACATTTAAACGGGACGAACGGCATTTTGGCCTCTTCTGCCCGTTTAAATGTTACACATTAGAACCAGACGGTATTTACAGCATCGTATCCTCAGATTTATCCTCAGATTTATCTTCAGTCTTACCTGCAGATTCATCCTCAAGCTCCATTTTATCCTGAGACTTCTCTTTCAATTGATCCATGGAATCAAGTTTGAAATCCGCATTTTCCAGTACTGCCTGAGCTGGTTCGCCTGGCAGCCCATCACGCTGCTCAATCATTCGTTTGACCACCTCATAACAGTCATCAATGTGTTTGCTGCCGACATACCGCATGGCGGTGAAGCTGAGGGCTGCGGCAAGGCCTTGGCCCGCAAACGGTACAAATTTGGCAACCGATTTGGCTGCAACGCGCACACCCACTCGTTTGAGCACCTGTACGACCAATTCCTTCGTGACCATACGGCCGATGATTTTACTTCCGATCGACATGACAAATCCGTAGATCATAGACTTGGTCTCAGGGTCCATACCGTCGAGCTGTTTCTGCGACAATCCAAATTTATTGTTAATCGCAGGTAAAAGCTGCATCAGCATGCCCACGTCAGCTAAGACGTCTGTACCGGGAAGGGGCACAAGGGTGGACCCGGCTGAAGCAGTGGCTCTTTTGCGAACCATGGTACGGCATTCTTTGCGGACTTGTTCTAATTGTTCCAATGTCGCTGGAATCATAGGGAATTCCTCCATTCGTATAGTGTACATTTAACCAATCCGAAGCGGATTGAATGGGCTGCTCCCACGAAGTACTCACCTATATTGTATAGGTTGCGGAGGAACGATTTTTCTCATGCATACATTTGTTTGAAGCAGGTTATGGCTGTGGAGAATGGTGAATTATAGAGTCATCAGATACTACGCAAGAGGAAACAAAAATGGTGCGTTATCCGCATAAAAAAGTATCTTAATCGAACTCTACCTTCTCAGGTTCGGCTGTGAAACAGGCATCTGATCGTGAAGCCCTGATTTTGTTTATTCTTCCAAGCATTTTGGGTAAAGGGAAACAAGCATTGGAATGGAGGAAGAGCAGCATGGAATGGAAGAAAGCTTTGTTAATTCATCATCTTCATGCAGGTAAAGCGAACCGGGAAAATGCAGTAGGTCTGGTGACAGGCGTACTGGCTCCAGCCATTCGTGAATTGGTCGTTGTTCGAACAGATGAACCGGGTGAAGGGGAGAAGCTGTGCCGGGAACGCGGTGAAGAGTTTGAGGTTGTGTTTATTCTGGGTGGTGACGGTACGGTGCATGAGTGTGTGAACGGGCTGGCTTCCCTGCAGCATCCTCCACAGATCGGGATACTTCCAGGCGGTACATGTAATGATTTTGCGCGTTCACTAGGCTTATCTCCAGATGTAGAGACAGCTGCTCAGCAGCTTCTGACAGGGCGGGCTGCTGCAGTGGATGTGGGACGGGCAGATAACCGGGTATTTACCAATTTCTTCGGGATCGGTTTGATCAGTGATACATCACAGAACATTAATGAGAATTTGAAAGGTGCACTGGGCAAAGTCAGCTACTTCATCAGCACGCTGCAGACCATCAGTCGATCTGAGCCGTTTCATTACGAGTTAGAGGTAGACGGGGAGTGGATGGAAGGTGAAGCAGTGATGATATACGCGGCTAATGGGCGTTTTCTGGGGACAAATGCGCTCCCTTTTGCTCCAGATGCACTGCAGGACGGTAAGCTTGATGTGCTCATTATCCATGAGACAGGTATTCCGCTAATGCGAGAGGTACTTTCTCATAAACCGGAGGGGGAGTGGCAGCCTCGAAACGAGAGTATCTCCTACTTCAAGGCAGCTGCACTTCAAATAAAAACGGATGCACCCATGCCGGCGGACACGGATGGCGAGCTGTACATGCAAACACCCGCCGAGCTGTCGGTGCTGGCGGGTCATCTGCATTTTCTGATCGGGGCAGGAGAATAGTCTGCTCCGATTTATTTTTATAAGAAAGGTCAGCTTCACTTTATCTGTCTGTTTTCAGATGTTTTTCCCTGAATTCATCTTCGAGGATGCTCATCAGAATGGCGTCATGGTACTGGTGATCGTAGTACAACATGTCCCTCTTCACGCCTTCACGCTGGAAGCCGAGCTTTTCATACGTGCGAATGGCGCGTTCGTTAAAAGCAAAGACATCCAGCTCAATCCGATGCAGATTGGCGATGCCGAACCCGTAATCGAGCATAAGCAGCAGCGCTTCACTACCATATCCCTTACCTTGGTGTGCTGGCTGATCGATAGCAATGCGAATGTGTGCACTGCGATTTTTGGCGTGCATGTCCATCAGGGCGACATCCCCGATAATTTCGTCTGTGCTTTGTAATGCGATAAGCAGGTTCAGTCGTGAGTCGTCCTGAGCTAAATTCTCCACATACTTTTCAACCTGAGAACGGATAAAGCTTGCTTGAGTCCCTGTTAGTTTGCGCATTTCGGGCTCAAACAGGCTTGGATAATAAGCATCCACATCGGTTATATCGAATGGACGCAGATATATACGTTCAGTCTGCATGAGTTTGGCGGTACGATTCGTAGGTGTAGGGTATGACATGTTTCTTCCTCCTGTCATATTCAAACAGGCTTGGACGGATGCGATCACTTCGGCATTCCGCTCTTATACTGTTTGGATATATTGATGATGACATAAGTATATCCGGATACTGTATACTTCAAAATATACAGTTTTTACGAATTCAGCAGGACAGATGGAGTGAAGAAGCGATAATGCAGCTGCCAAAACTTGATGAGCAGGATAGTACACCTATTTATGTTCAATTATCGGATCATATTAAAAGGGAAATTTTCTGCGGGGCGCTTGTGGAACACAGCCGCCTGCCTTCCGTTCGCAAACTGTCAGAAATGCTGGACATCAGCACAACACCTGTGGAATGGGCATATCAGCAGCTTATTGCAGAGGGCTACGTCTACAGCGAGCCGCGCCGGGGTTATCGTGTGCGTGCTGTGGTTGAAGGTTATCACGATATATGGCTGGGGAGATCTGATACCGACATCTCAACCAAGAAGCAAAAGGAAGAGAATGCCTTGGCATCATCACCAGATTTACAGGGCTTGCGCCCTGCAGCGTTGGTTTCCTATGATTTTCATATGTCACGCAATGACTTCGGGCTGTTTCCAGACGTGAAATGGCAGCAGTATGCAAACCGGGTATGGCGTGAAGAAGCCAAGAATTTGTTATTTTACGGAGATCCTCAGGGGGAGCAGGGATTAAGGAGAGAGATTGCAGACTATTTGGGACAGTTCAGAGGTGTTCGATGTATACCGGAGCAGATTGTAATCGGTGCGGAACAGCATCTGCTGATGTCACTGCTCGCACAGACAATGCTGTACAAGGGAAGTCGTAAATCCATCGCTGTAGAGAATCCGGGATACCGGCTGCCTGCCCGGTACATTTCGCAATTACGGATATGAGATTATCCCTGTTTCGCTGGATAACGACGGGATGAATCTGAATGAGCTGGATCATGCAGCAGTGTCGCTGGCCGGTGTGTCACCATCACATCAGTTTCCTATGGGCATGACCATGCCAATCAGCCGCAGACTTGCCTTGTTGGATTGGGCAGAACGCTCCGAAGCATACCTTATTGAGGATGATTATGACGGAGAGTTCAGGTATTCCGGGCGCCCGATTCCTTCTATGCAGGGGTTGCGGGAGAAAGCACCCGTGATCTATATGGGAGGATTCTCTCAGGTGCTTGCACCCGCCTTCTGCGTACACTATATGGTATTACCGAAGGAACTTCTCCCGCATTTTCACGAGGTATATAGAAACGTCCTATTTGAGCAGTCAGCTTCTCGTCTGCATCAGCGGGTGCTGGAATTATTCCTTCGTGATGGAGAACTCGGTAAACATATTCGTAAAATGCGTCATTTGTATAAACGCAAACACGATCTGACAGTGCAGGCTATGCAGCTGCATTTTGGCGATTGGCCTGGATTTGAAATCCGGGGTGAACATGCAGGTTTTCATCTGGTATTGCGGTTGACCCATCCGAATCCAGCCCAGAATATGGTGGATGCGGCGTTAGAGGCAGGTGTACGAGTGGCCTCGGCGGAATACCTATGGGCAAACGAAAGTCTCCCTGCTGACGGTAAACGAGAGTTCATCATTGGATTTGCTGGCATCGAGCTGGAAAAAATTGAGCCGGGTATTGCAGCGCTGGCAAGTGCATGGAAAAGTTGAAAATTTACGTATGATTAGATGCCGATAAATGATTGAGGGTACAGTTATATTCAGGATTTACATATGAGCTGCAGTGCATGAGAGTAAAAGAAAAGGCTGTGCCTTCTGAGAAGTGTGCAGCCTATTTGCCTTATCTTTAGATTAATTTCAATGTTAATTTGTTCACCAGAGGAAGGGTTTAATTACATATAATTACTAACCTTACAAAATTGTAAGGTAGATGTAAGTTTGATCGATTGGTACGTTCTTTTAACGGCCGTATACTGGTAGTTGAGAAACAAGAAAGATTGGAAATGCCGTCACTTAACACGCACTAAGGTAAGGAACGATAGCTGTTCTAATCGTTTTGGCTTGGGAGACTGATTCAGATCTTCAATGCAGGGAGATCTATCAGCTTCTCATGGCATTTTATTTTTTTGTTTTATGTGGAAAATATTTGAATTTAGTATTTTATATGGATGAAAAGGGGTGTTGTGCATTCACGATGTGGTGGCGTTAAGAGCGCTTCGGAAATGTGCCTTATTCATCTCACCATAGATTAATCAAGGTGAGCTTCATTTATCATGCATTCAGTAATTCATTTCAGATGGAGGTGGACTTTTTGTTCCAACTAGATATTGATATTTTTCGGGCCATTAACGGCTTAGGCCGACAATTTCCTTTTCTGAATCCGGCTGCTGTTATTGCAGCAGAATATATGATGTATCTGCTTGCACTGGCCATGCTGATTTATTGGTTTACCCGCAGCATGCAGCATCGAATGATGGTCATTCAGGCAGGCCTTGCTTTTATTATGGCGGAGATCATAGGGAAAACGATGGGCTTATTGTATGAGCATTATCAGCCGTTTGCGGTAC harbors:
- a CDS encoding PLP-dependent aminotransferase family protein; the protein is MNLNELDHAAVSLAGVSPSHQFPMGMTMPISRRLALLDWAERSEAYLIEDDYDGEFRYSGRPIPSMQGLREKAPVIYMGGFSQVLAPAFCVHYMVLPKELLPHFHEVYRNVLFEQSASRLHQRVLELFLRDGELGKHIRKMRHLYKRKHDLTVQAMQLHFGDWPGFEIRGEHAGFHLVLRLTHPNPAQNMVDAALEAGVRVASAEYLWANESLPADGKREFIIGFAGIELEKIEPGIAALASAWKS
- a CDS encoding GNAT family protein yields the protein MSYPTPTNRTAKLMQTERIYLRPFDITDVDAYYPSLFEPEMRKLTGTQASFIRSQVEKYVENLAQDDSRLNLLIALQSTDEIIGDVALMDMHAKNRSAHIRIAIDQPAHQGKGYGSEALLLMLDYGFGIANLHRIELDVFAFNERAIRTYEKLGFQREGVKRDMLYYDHQYHDAILMSILEDEFREKHLKTDR
- a CDS encoding GntR family transcriptional regulator produces the protein MQLPKLDEQDSTPIYVQLSDHIKREIFCGALVEHSRLPSVRKLSEMLDISTTPVEWAYQQLIAEGYVYSEPRRGYRVRAVVEGYHDIWLGRSDTDISTKKQKEENALASSPDLQGLRPAALVSYDFHMSRNDFGLFPDVKWQQYANRVWREEAKNLLFYGDPQGEQGLRREIADYLGQFRGVRCIPEQIVIGAEQHLLMSLLAQTMLYKGSRKSIAVENPGYRLPARYISQLRI
- a CDS encoding cupin domain-containing protein, whose amino-acid sequence is MDYTGKITDVLKDISQEAWAKYPVIITDNMEEGWGEELFGQEALKSIFTDARIPEGCFRIVKEGTLLAHKHYSRPVLVGETIVSRVLDGSKAVKALNEGNSVILSALEEYWKPIRTLCSTLGKRLGTKCAAFAVITPPGRTGFVPHIDRTEQLVIQCSGDKNWRVFDVQTRGKGGVPVNLEDLGVPALETLLKEGQMLYLPQGAPHMASSSESLSIHITLTFEPVTMGQWIDAAVKEIISEDDDLVKDLKPFWFEDEEYQLQLLKAKCESIASKIAHRAEVKAKELMLKNKINTNNDSYNTISSTVGGR
- a CDS encoding YegS/Rv2252/BmrU family lipid kinase; amino-acid sequence: MEWKKALLIHHLHAGKANRENAVGLVTGVLAPAIRELVVVRTDEPGEGEKLCRERGEEFEVVFILGGDGTVHECVNGLASLQHPPQIGILPGGTCNDFARSLGLSPDVETAAQQLLTGRAAAVDVGRADNRVFTNFFGIGLISDTSQNINENLKGALGKVSYFISTLQTISRSEPFHYELEVDGEWMEGEAVMIYAANGRFLGTNALPFAPDALQDGKLDVLIIHETGIPLMREVLSHKPEGEWQPRNESISYFKAAALQIKTDAPMPADTDGELYMQTPAELSVLAGHLHFLIGAGE
- a CDS encoding MFS transporter, whose amino-acid sequence is MKEVFNILRKEVRYQRLVTANFVSGIGDWFSSVAILSLLLQITGTGLAVGITLAARTLPFLFMGPIGGILADKMNKKVILMISDFARIFLALSLLFVNSSDTIWIAYVVTVGLVVFSALSSPARQSLIPQIVSKENLTTANAVDQSLNGINMTLGAVFGGVISAVLGHELAFVINTLTFLISGLIISTMSYDRKSVDIPASNEYQDTVGNPEQETTLWKEFRRSLMLKVIALQAIFWPIGGGAINILISVYGYQVYQEGNTGVGILYGALGFGFLISGFIASYFRKWMIQVVILSSVIEGLSHALMSQSSNLWIGAALISIATLGAGIGNASYTTLIMRTVPEQVLGRAFALSETTSNVMMALSMVGTGVLLKYFPAQQVGFWAGILIILSALTALPLLKLRSSDMVNLNTVSQ